From Blastocatellia bacterium, a single genomic window includes:
- the lptE gene encoding LPS assembly lipoprotein LptE has product MSERRFILSGILFLSLLTGPCGYRRAQMSLPDHIRTLAIPAFHNTSVQYRVEHRFTQAVIEEFLRRTRRVRITSDPEQADAVLLGDIRALTYRGVVLDELGRVRVYEIAVTVGVTLRDLTRHAILFDHPRFVFRGEYEIPEGPESLFAEEGPALDRLAREFARSLVSLILSGAGR; this is encoded by the coding sequence ATGAGCGAACGACGCTTCATTCTGAGCGGGATTCTCTTCCTCTCGCTCCTCACGGGGCCGTGCGGGTATCGCCGAGCGCAAATGTCTCTGCCCGATCACATCCGCACGCTCGCGATCCCGGCCTTTCACAATACGAGCGTGCAATATCGCGTCGAGCATCGGTTCACGCAGGCCGTGATCGAGGAATTCCTACGCCGCACTCGACGCGTGCGTATCACCTCCGATCCGGAGCAGGCCGACGCCGTGCTCCTTGGAGACATCCGCGCGCTCACCTACCGCGGCGTGGTCTTGGATGAGCTGGGGCGCGTTCGCGTCTACGAGATCGCCGTCACCGTAGGTGTCACTCTCCGCGATCTCACGCGCCACGCCATTCTCTTCGATCACCCGCGTTTCGTCTTTCGCGGCGAATATGAGATTCCCGAAGGGCCGGAGAGCCTCTTCGCCGAAGAAGGGCCGGCCTTGGATCGCCTCGCGCGGGAATTCGCGCGTAGCCTGGTCTCCCTCATCCTCTCCGGAGCAGGACGATGA
- a CDS encoding LLM class F420-dependent oxidoreductase codes for MKRPLRFGILTQTQYASWEELRQTWRLLDDLGYDTAWTFDHFFPIFDDPSGPCLEGWVTLTALMMETSRLRAGVLVSGNTYRHPAVLAKMAATLDHISGGRLILGLGAAWYEREHVAYGIPFYTTSERIRRLGEAAYLIKRLWTEPSVTFEGQFYRLREAYCEPKPIQRPHPPIMIGGGGEKLTLRVVAEHADQWNTFGSPEDFRRKIAILREHGRAVGRDTREIEVSWAGVLHVTDSASEKAAVLHALAKAYGQPAEAIEPTVLVGSVEEIGERLRHYIEVGVTHFIGVLRAPFHHASLRRFAEAIIPIVRAESERDAP; via the coding sequence ATGAAGCGACCCTTGCGGTTTGGGATACTGACGCAGACCCAGTACGCGAGTTGGGAGGAACTTCGCCAGACCTGGCGCCTGCTCGACGATCTGGGATACGACACGGCATGGACGTTCGACCATTTCTTCCCCATCTTCGACGACCCTTCGGGACCGTGTTTGGAGGGATGGGTCACGCTGACGGCGCTCATGATGGAGACCTCGCGTCTTCGCGCGGGCGTGCTCGTCAGTGGAAACACCTACCGGCATCCCGCCGTGCTCGCGAAGATGGCCGCGACGCTCGACCACATCAGCGGAGGGCGCTTGATCCTCGGCTTAGGCGCGGCTTGGTATGAACGAGAGCATGTCGCCTATGGCATTCCTTTCTACACGACGAGCGAACGCATCCGTCGTCTGGGCGAAGCCGCCTATCTCATCAAGCGCCTTTGGACGGAGCCATCGGTGACGTTCGAGGGGCAATTCTACCGATTGCGAGAGGCCTATTGCGAGCCGAAGCCGATTCAGCGTCCACATCCACCGATTATGATCGGCGGCGGAGGCGAGAAGCTCACCTTGCGCGTCGTCGCCGAACACGCCGATCAGTGGAACACGTTCGGCTCGCCGGAGGATTTCCGAAGGAAGATCGCCATCTTGCGCGAACACGGTCGTGCGGTCGGACGCGACACGAGGGAGATCGAAGTCTCCTGGGCCGGCGTCTTGCACGTGACCGATTCGGCGAGCGAGAAAGCGGCCGTCTTGCATGCGCTCGCAAAGGCTTATGGCCAACCTGCGGAAGCCATCGAGCCGACGGTCCTCGTGGGATCGGTGGAGGAGATCGGCGAGCGTCTCCGTCATTACATCGAAGTCGGCGTCACCCACTTCATCGGCGTTCTGAGGGCGCCGTTTCATCACGCCTCGCTCCGTCGCTTCGCCGAAGCGATCATTCCGATAGTGCGCGCCGAGTCCGAAAGGGACGCCCCATGA